From the genome of Methylomonas sp. UP202, one region includes:
- the tnpB gene encoding IS66 family insertion sequence element accessory protein TnpB (TnpB, as the term is used for proteins encoded by IS66 family insertion elements, is considered an accessory protein, since TnpC, encoded by a neighboring gene, is a DDE family transposase.), producing the protein MSGLIDYPAQIWLAVAPVDMRRGLDGLSAIVQQSLGHAPCAGSAFIFRNRAGNRLRLLVWDGNGVWLCQRRLHQGSFVWPRVGDAVFALTQAQWHWLIAGVDWQRLSAQPQADWQV; encoded by the coding sequence ATGTCTGGCTTGATCGATTATCCCGCGCAGATTTGGTTGGCGGTGGCGCCGGTGGACATGCGGCGTGGTTTGGATGGCTTGTCAGCGATTGTTCAACAGAGTCTGGGGCATGCCCCGTGTGCCGGATCGGCGTTTATCTTTCGTAATCGTGCGGGCAACCGGCTACGGTTGTTGGTGTGGGATGGCAATGGGGTTTGGCTGTGTCAGCGCCGTTTGCACCAAGGCAGTTTTGTCTGGCCCAGGGTGGGCGATGCGGTGTTTGCGCTGACGCAGGCGCAATGGCACTGGTTAATTGCTGGAGTCGATTGGCAACGCTTATCCGCCCAGCCCCAAGCAGACTGGCAGGTGTGA
- a CDS encoding IS66 family transposase: protein MDQAAQDAQVIQAKDATIHAKDLKIGALTHELAYYKRIRFSRKNESLAPLQRDVFEETWNSDISAIDEEVEQLRDDQPCDTVARPKRPRAGRQPLPEHLPRIEHRHEPESCACGHCGKDLVKVGEDISEQLDVEPAKFFVHRHIRPQYACRACETITAAPIPPAVIDGGMAAVGLLTWVLIGKYLDHLPLYRLEQIAARDGVILSRSTLADWVGRLGVALAPLADRLAWHLLQRDSLHADETPVPQLDPGSGKTKKAYLWAYRSNDLQPGPKLIVFDYQAGRGGRHVQQFLGDWRGHLLVDDYAGYKALFATTRAHPASQHPLEPCIELACLAHARRKFFDLLQTSQSPIAQAALNRIAKLYAIETEGREMTADQRKQLRAEKSLPLLTDLQAWLQQTRLRTAPNTATAKAIDYSLKRWVALSRYAETGDLPIDNNPVENSIRPIALGKKNWLFAGSERAGQRAAVIQTLLGTAKLNGLDPAAWLKDTLEKLPIWPNSRIDELLPFGDLD, encoded by the coding sequence ATGGATCAGGCAGCCCAGGATGCCCAAGTCATCCAAGCCAAAGACGCCACGATTCACGCCAAAGACCTCAAAATCGGCGCGCTGACCCATGAGCTGGCGTATTACAAACGCATCCGCTTCAGTCGCAAGAACGAAAGTCTGGCCCCGTTGCAGCGGGATGTGTTCGAGGAAACCTGGAATTCCGATATCTCAGCGATTGATGAGGAAGTCGAACAACTCCGGGATGATCAGCCCTGCGATACCGTGGCCCGTCCCAAACGCCCACGTGCCGGTCGCCAACCGTTGCCTGAGCATCTGCCGCGCATTGAGCATCGCCATGAACCGGAATCCTGCGCTTGTGGCCACTGCGGTAAAGACCTGGTCAAAGTCGGCGAAGACATCAGCGAGCAACTGGACGTCGAACCGGCCAAGTTCTTTGTGCATCGACACATTCGTCCGCAATACGCCTGTCGGGCCTGCGAAACCATCACCGCAGCACCGATTCCACCGGCGGTGATCGATGGCGGTATGGCTGCCGTCGGTTTGCTCACCTGGGTGCTGATCGGTAAATACCTCGATCATTTGCCGCTGTACCGGTTGGAACAAATCGCCGCCCGTGACGGGGTGATCCTGTCCCGCTCCACACTCGCCGACTGGGTCGGACGACTCGGTGTCGCTTTAGCGCCCTTAGCCGACCGCTTGGCTTGGCATTTGTTGCAAAGGGATAGCTTACATGCCGACGAGACGCCGGTGCCGCAACTGGATCCCGGCAGTGGTAAAACCAAGAAAGCCTATCTGTGGGCCTATCGCAGCAATGATCTGCAACCGGGACCGAAGCTTATCGTCTTCGATTATCAAGCCGGTCGTGGCGGCCGGCATGTGCAGCAGTTCCTGGGCGATTGGCGCGGCCATTTACTGGTGGATGACTATGCGGGCTATAAAGCCCTGTTTGCTACGACCCGTGCCCATCCCGCATCGCAACACCCGCTAGAGCCGTGTATCGAACTGGCCTGCCTGGCGCATGCGCGGCGCAAATTCTTCGACCTGTTGCAAACCAGTCAGAGCCCTATCGCACAAGCAGCACTGAATCGCATCGCCAAACTGTACGCCATTGAAACCGAGGGCCGCGAGATGACAGCTGACCAGCGCAAACAGCTACGCGCCGAAAAAAGCCTGCCGCTACTGACAGACTTGCAGGCTTGGTTACAGCAAACCCGTTTGCGCACCGCGCCCAATACCGCCACGGCCAAAGCCATCGACTACAGCCTGAAACGCTGGGTTGCCTTAAGCCGTTACGCCGAAACCGGCGATCTGCCTATCGACAATAATCCGGTCGAAAACAGCATTCGCCCCATTGCCTTGGGCAAGAAGAACTGGTTGTTTGCCGGATCGGAACGCGCCGGTCAACGAGCCGCCGTTATTCAAACCCTGCTAGGCACCGCCAAACTCAATGGCCTCGATCCGGCCGCCTGGCTAAAAGACACCCTGGAAAAACTCCCCATCTGGCCCAACAGCCGCATCGACGAACTGCTGCCGTTCGGTGATCTGGATTAA
- a CDS encoding HD domain-containing phosphohydrolase, producing MKTLQHVNMHEAIAALSGALDLVGVDEVRHGKRVAMIARAVADRLGWSAADRMAMLHAGMLHDCGVSRIHEHRQLTETLEWDGAEDHCIRGAEYLAACRPVAHLADDIRYHHTRWRTLLELPLAPDLRLRTNLLFLADRIDVLQAPFLNSEHILNEFSNIIARIRGLAGLLFCPELVEAFAELAEVEAFWLAMEPEYLDEDLRVIGAGLEPVLLDMAELKDLATLFSRVVDAKTPFTDEHSQRVALIARELGADFGLSGCHLEQIEIAGLLHDIGKLRVSEDIINKPGGLTPSERATMHRHSYDTFRILLRVFADSKIPIWAGYHHETLVGDGYPFRSQPKELDLECRIIAVADIFQALIQVRPYRPSVTAEEALADLRRRVAEGKLDPDVVGKLAARAEAYYQLASA from the coding sequence TTGAAGACTCTACAACACGTCAATATGCACGAGGCGATCGCCGCGTTGAGCGGCGCTCTGGACCTGGTGGGCGTCGACGAAGTCCGTCACGGCAAAAGGGTGGCGATGATCGCCCGCGCCGTGGCTGATCGGTTAGGTTGGTCGGCGGCGGATCGGATGGCGATGTTGCATGCCGGCATGTTGCACGATTGCGGCGTGTCGCGGATTCACGAGCACCGTCAGTTGACCGAGACGCTGGAATGGGACGGCGCGGAAGATCATTGCATCCGCGGCGCCGAGTATTTGGCGGCCTGCCGGCCGGTTGCCCATCTGGCCGACGACATTCGCTATCACCACACCCGTTGGCGGACCTTGCTGGAATTGCCGCTGGCGCCGGACTTGCGCTTGCGGACCAATTTGCTGTTTCTGGCCGATCGCATAGACGTGCTGCAGGCGCCGTTCTTGAATAGCGAGCATATTCTGAACGAATTTTCGAATATCATCGCCCGGATTCGCGGTTTGGCCGGCTTGCTGTTTTGCCCGGAATTGGTCGAGGCGTTCGCCGAGTTGGCGGAGGTCGAGGCGTTCTGGCTGGCGATGGAGCCGGAATACCTCGACGAGGACTTGCGCGTGATCGGCGCCGGTCTGGAACCGGTGTTGCTGGACATGGCCGAGCTTAAAGATTTGGCGACTTTGTTTTCCCGCGTGGTCGACGCCAAGACCCCATTTACCGACGAGCATTCGCAGCGGGTGGCGTTGATAGCCCGCGAATTGGGCGCCGATTTCGGATTATCCGGTTGCCATCTGGAGCAGATTGAAATCGCCGGCTTGCTGCACGACATCGGCAAACTGCGCGTGTCCGAGGACATCATCAATAAGCCGGGAGGCTTGACGCCGTCCGAACGGGCGACGATGCACCGGCACAGTTACGATACCTTCAGGATTTTACTGCGGGTGTTCGCCGATTCCAAAATCCCGATTTGGGCCGGCTATCACCATGAAACCCTGGTGGGAGACGGTTATCCGTTCCGTAGTCAGCCCAAGGAATTGGATTTGGAATGCCGGATCATCGCGGTGGCCGATATTTTTCAGGCATTGATTCAGGTACGGCCTTACCGTCCCAGCGTGACGGCGGAAGAAGCTTTGGCTGATTTGCGCCGGCGCGTCGCGGAAGGCAAGCTGGACCCGGACGTAGTCGGCAAGTTGGCGGCGCGCGCGGAGGCTTACTATCAATTGGCGAGTGCCTGA
- a CDS encoding SNF2-related protein — MDNDIYLYDTERLHSIASEDLVKQGLRYFNDNRVIGVRLEEGRLTAQVEDENGEQYWLELAADADGNLLVGCDCHPESGVCVHAVAALYAYADQFATIDTTGLDSAVDEAIQERVKKGRNEVRVKLLSGNLGFGIWQATSLVSATHWQRSYQVQIRSLDQRVNYCTCPDLASNRLGTCKHIEAVLHHARKQPHYQRLKEAGCPLSFVYLAWESATRPVLKLQRRADMAEDLAALLAEFFDEQDRFSGRLPEDFFRCSQLVYGRDDFLLGDDAMQYVRQVAEDAAQALRGKDITRQIQRGNGVLPGLKVKLFPYQVDGAAFLASRGRALLADDMGLGKTLQAIAAGSWLAEHEGVKRILVVCPASLKHQWAREIAKFTGLSTQIVSGGPEQRGVQYRADASFFILNYELVLRDLSLIGEALKPDLLILDEAQRIKNWRTKLASTVKLIPARYVFVLSGTPLENRLEDLYSLLQLVDARVLGPLWRCLLDFHVTDERGKVIGYRNLSELRRRIAPVLLRRDRKLVADQLPDRTEVTLDIAMTDKQLELHGSALQAASQIAQIAKRRPLTPGESNRMLAALQQARMACNAAGLVDKETVGSPKLDELARLLEELCLQSNRKAVVFSQWALMTEMVESLVRGMGLGCVRLHGGVPSNRRGELMERFRSDDSVQVFISTDAGATGLNLQEASVLINLDMPWNPAILNQRIARIHRLGQKHKVQIFILLAEDSYEQRVAQLVKGKRDLFDNVIEPDASEDVVGLTKKMLETLIDDLAGGPPADDAARVETPEPRAVPETEAEPPRPAAVHVPLETGADDEDSVRLAVAGIQTAFGSRIERVLAKAGGLLVVVESWREGDEEAAENVSDGGLPVAVIDRRTWGSLQRLGSASPLAETRAVYEAAAEPEPVNPLHETALQKLRSAQVLLEQQCTAGVMDLLALALLDKVAALAGADRAPPPNEAAIWLYADIVPRASLTAEQVALIVQAVSLSLSPWVPEPLLQQVAADAERFIDAAT, encoded by the coding sequence ATGGACAACGACATTTATCTCTACGACACCGAACGCTTGCACTCCATCGCCTCGGAGGATTTGGTCAAGCAAGGTTTGCGCTATTTCAACGACAACCGGGTGATCGGCGTTAGACTGGAAGAGGGTCGGCTGACGGCTCAGGTCGAGGATGAAAACGGCGAGCAATATTGGCTGGAGCTCGCGGCCGATGCCGACGGTAATTTGCTGGTGGGTTGCGATTGCCATCCCGAATCCGGCGTCTGTGTCCATGCCGTCGCCGCGTTGTATGCCTATGCCGACCAATTCGCGACTATCGACACCACCGGCCTGGATAGCGCGGTGGACGAGGCGATACAGGAGCGCGTTAAAAAGGGCCGGAACGAAGTCCGGGTCAAATTGCTGAGCGGCAATCTGGGTTTCGGCATCTGGCAGGCCACGTCGTTGGTGTCGGCCACCCATTGGCAGCGTTCCTACCAGGTGCAGATTCGCTCGCTGGACCAGCGCGTCAATTACTGTACTTGCCCCGATCTAGCCAGCAACCGGCTCGGCACCTGCAAGCACATCGAGGCGGTGCTGCATCATGCTCGCAAGCAACCGCATTACCAACGTTTGAAGGAGGCCGGTTGCCCGTTGTCCTTCGTTTATCTGGCCTGGGAGTCGGCGACCCGGCCGGTATTGAAACTGCAGCGCCGCGCCGATATGGCCGAAGACTTGGCGGCGTTGCTGGCCGAATTTTTCGACGAGCAAGACCGCTTCTCGGGGCGCTTGCCGGAGGATTTCTTCCGCTGCTCGCAACTCGTTTACGGCCGCGACGATTTTCTGCTCGGCGACGACGCCATGCAATACGTCCGGCAAGTCGCCGAAGACGCTGCGCAAGCCTTGCGCGGCAAGGACATCACCCGGCAAATCCAGCGGGGCAACGGCGTGCTGCCGGGGTTGAAGGTCAAACTGTTTCCGTATCAGGTCGACGGCGCGGCGTTTCTGGCTTCGCGCGGCCGGGCCTTGCTGGCCGACGACATGGGATTGGGCAAGACGCTGCAAGCCATCGCCGCCGGCAGTTGGTTGGCAGAGCATGAAGGCGTCAAACGCATCCTGGTGGTTTGCCCGGCGTCGTTGAAACACCAATGGGCGCGGGAAATCGCCAAGTTCACCGGACTTTCCACCCAAATCGTCAGCGGCGGCCCGGAGCAGCGCGGAGTGCAATACCGCGCCGACGCGAGCTTTTTCATCCTCAATTACGAATTGGTGCTGCGCGACCTGAGCTTGATCGGCGAAGCGCTCAAGCCGGATTTGCTGATCCTCGACGAAGCCCAGCGCATCAAGAATTGGCGTACCAAACTGGCTTCGACCGTCAAACTGATTCCGGCCCGCTACGTGTTCGTGCTCAGCGGCACGCCGCTGGAAAACCGCCTGGAAGATTTGTACAGCCTGCTGCAACTGGTCGATGCGCGGGTGCTGGGGCCGCTGTGGCGCTGTCTGCTCGACTTCCACGTCACCGACGAACGCGGCAAGGTCATCGGCTACCGCAACCTGTCGGAGCTGCGCCGCCGCATCGCGCCGGTGTTGCTGCGCCGCGACCGCAAACTGGTCGCGGATCAGTTGCCGGATCGCACCGAAGTGACGCTGGACATTGCGATGACCGACAAACAACTGGAGCTGCACGGTTCGGCTCTGCAAGCCGCCAGCCAGATCGCGCAAATCGCCAAGCGCCGGCCGCTGACGCCGGGCGAAAGCAATCGGATGCTGGCGGCCTTGCAACAAGCGCGGATGGCTTGCAACGCGGCGGGACTGGTGGACAAGGAAACCGTCGGTTCGCCGAAACTCGACGAACTGGCGCGGCTGCTGGAAGAACTGTGTCTGCAAAGCAACCGCAAGGCCGTGGTGTTTTCGCAATGGGCGCTGATGACCGAGATGGTCGAGTCGCTGGTGCGCGGCATGGGCCTGGGCTGCGTGCGTTTGCACGGCGGCGTGCCGAGCAACCGGCGTGGCGAGTTGATGGAGCGTTTTCGTAGCGACGATTCCGTGCAGGTGTTCATTTCCACCGATGCCGGCGCCACCGGTTTGAATCTGCAGGAAGCCTCGGTGCTGATCAATCTGGACATGCCGTGGAACCCGGCGATCCTCAATCAACGCATCGCCAGGATTCACCGCCTGGGCCAGAAACACAAGGTGCAGATTTTCATTTTACTGGCCGAGGATTCTTACGAACAGCGCGTCGCGCAATTGGTGAAGGGCAAACGCGATTTGTTCGACAACGTCATCGAGCCGGACGCCAGCGAGGACGTGGTCGGCCTGACCAAGAAAATGCTGGAAACCCTGATCGACGATCTGGCGGGCGGCCCGCCGGCCGACGATGCGGCCAGGGTGGAAACGCCCGAGCCGCGGGCGGTTCCGGAAACCGAAGCGGAACCGCCGCGTCCGGCCGCCGTCCATGTGCCGCTCGAAACTGGTGCCGACGACGAAGACAGCGTAAGGCTGGCCGTGGCCGGCATCCAGACCGCCTTTGGATCGCGCATCGAACGCGTGCTGGCCAAGGCCGGCGGCTTGCTGGTCGTGGTCGAAAGCTGGCGGGAAGGCGACGAAGAGGCCGCCGAAAACGTGTCTGACGGCGGTTTGCCGGTCGCGGTGATCGACCGCCGTACCTGGGGTAGTTTGCAGCGGTTGGGCTCCGCCTCGCCATTGGCCGAAACGCGGGCCGTGTACGAGGCCGCCGCCGAGCCCGAGCCCGTCAATCCGTTGCATGAAACGGCCTTGCAAAAACTGCGCTCGGCGCAAGTGTTGTTGGAACAACAATGCACGGCCGGCGTGATGGATTTGCTGGCGTTAGCCCTGCTCGACAAGGTCGCCGCGCTGGCCGGGGCGGACCGCGCGCCGCCGCCCAACGAAGCGGCGATCTGGCTTTACGCCGACATTGTGCCGCGCGCGTCGCTGACGGCCGAACAGGTTGCGTTGATTGTGCAAGCCGTATCGCTAAGCTTAAGCCCTTGGGTTCCGGAGCCGCTGCTGCAACAGGTCGCCGCGGACGCGGAGCGCTTCATTGATGCCGCGACTTGA
- a CDS encoding M48 family metallopeptidase, which translates to MHTAVSKYLNGYPAELVERAEQWLSSGKLGDWLADKYPRTHHVQTDKALYHYVTDLKSQYLRQSAPLSKIVYDDKLNIVHQALGLHSVVARVQGGKLKAKTEIRIGAVFKTAPAAFLRAIVVHELAHLREKDHNKAFYQLCRHMEPDYHQLEFDLRLYLAFQESRRGN; encoded by the coding sequence ATGCACACCGCGGTTTCCAAATATTTAAACGGTTATCCGGCCGAATTGGTCGAGCGCGCCGAACAATGGCTGAGCAGCGGCAAGCTGGGCGACTGGCTGGCCGACAAATACCCGCGGACTCACCACGTCCAGACCGACAAGGCGCTTTATCACTACGTGACGGACTTGAAAAGCCAATATTTGCGCCAATCCGCTCCGCTCAGCAAAATCGTCTACGACGACAAACTGAACATCGTTCATCAAGCGCTGGGCTTGCACAGCGTCGTAGCCAGGGTGCAAGGCGGCAAACTCAAGGCCAAAACCGAAATCCGCATCGGCGCGGTTTTCAAAACCGCGCCGGCCGCGTTCTTGCGCGCCATCGTGGTCCATGAGCTGGCCCATTTGCGCGAAAAAGACCACAACAAAGCCTTTTACCAACTGTGCCGCCACATGGAACCGGACTATCACCAACTGGAGTTCGATCTGCGCCTGTATCTGGCGTTTCAGGAAAGCCGGCGCGGGAACTGA
- a CDS encoding cupin domain-containing protein — MSQIIIEHNPSEERLQELGVSEWPIWEKEVSKFTIDFDETETAYVLDGEILVTPTGGEAVRIVPGDLVIFQAGLDSHWEVVKPLRKHYHYD; from the coding sequence ATGAGTCAGATTATTATCGAACACAATCCCAGCGAGGAGCGTTTACAGGAATTGGGCGTCTCCGAATGGCCGATCTGGGAAAAAGAAGTGTCCAAATTCACGATCGATTTCGACGAAACCGAAACCGCCTACGTCCTGGACGGCGAAATCTTGGTCACGCCGACCGGCGGCGAAGCGGTGCGCATCGTCCCCGGCGATCTGGTGATCTTTCAAGCCGGTTTGGACAGTCATTGGGAAGTAGTCAAACCGCTACGCAAACACTATCACTACGATTAA
- a CDS encoding MdtA/MuxA family multidrug efflux RND transporter periplasmic adaptor subunit, which yields MDNPRPPETRAAGRSGWPTAALLFALTAGYAYWRLHATEEPSERPGSTGAGDTPAASVTTATVNQGDLPIYLHGLGTVTPLQTVTIKSRVDGELVKVAFREGQTVQAGELLAEIDPRPYQVQLHQAEGQLMRDEALLSNAEQDLQRYRTLLAQDSIAAQQTATQEALVRQYRGTVEMDRAQVNNAKLQLDYTRIVAPIAGQIGLRLVDKGNIVRAGDTTGLAVITQIQPITVLFTLPEDQVPAVMRRWRSERNLTVEAFDRSGLRKLADGKLLAVDNQIDTATGTLKLKAWFDNAERGLYANQFVNIRLRLDTLPAATLAPAAAIQHGANGDFVYWVKPDRTVTIRPIKTGPVDADRVAVLEGLAPGDVLVVGGSDKLREGSRIKPADAAVSPETASVPAR from the coding sequence ATGGACAATCCACGACCTCCCGAAACCCGCGCCGCCGGCCGGTCAGGTTGGCCGACCGCCGCGCTGCTGTTCGCGCTGACCGCCGGCTACGCTTACTGGCGCCTGCACGCCACCGAAGAGCCTAGCGAGCGACCCGGCTCGACCGGCGCTGGGGACACACCTGCGGCCAGCGTCACCACCGCCACCGTCAACCAAGGCGACCTGCCGATTTATCTGCACGGCCTGGGCACCGTCACCCCGCTACAAACCGTGACGATCAAAAGCCGAGTGGACGGCGAACTGGTCAAGGTAGCCTTCCGGGAGGGCCAAACCGTACAAGCCGGCGAACTGCTGGCCGAGATCGATCCCCGCCCTTATCAGGTGCAATTGCACCAGGCCGAGGGCCAACTGATGCGGGATGAAGCACTGTTGAGCAACGCCGAGCAGGATTTGCAGCGCTATCGTACCCTGCTGGCGCAGGATTCAATCGCCGCCCAGCAAACCGCCACCCAGGAGGCACTGGTACGCCAATACCGGGGCACCGTCGAAATGGACCGAGCGCAAGTCAACAACGCCAAGCTCCAACTCGACTACACCCGCATCGTCGCGCCAATCGCCGGTCAAATCGGCCTGCGGCTGGTGGATAAAGGCAACATCGTCCGCGCCGGCGACACGACCGGTTTGGCCGTTATCACCCAAATTCAACCGATCACCGTGCTGTTCACGCTACCCGAGGACCAGGTGCCGGCGGTGATGCGCCGCTGGCGTAGCGAACGCAATCTGACGGTGGAAGCCTTCGACCGCTCCGGCCTGCGCAAATTGGCCGACGGCAAATTGCTGGCGGTGGACAACCAAATCGATACCGCCACCGGCACCCTGAAACTCAAGGCCTGGTTCGACAACGCCGAGCGCGGACTGTACGCCAACCAGTTCGTCAATATCCGGCTGCGGCTGGACACCTTACCCGCCGCGACGCTAGCCCCGGCCGCCGCCATTCAGCACGGCGCCAACGGCGATTTCGTTTACTGGGTTAAACCCGACCGAACCGTCACGATTCGGCCGATCAAGACCGGGCCGGTCGACGCCGACCGCGTTGCCGTTTTGGAAGGCCTCGCTCCCGGCGATGTCCTGGTCGTGGGCGGCAGCGACAAATTACGCGAGGGCAGCCGAATCAAGCCGGCCGACGCCGCCGTTTCCCCAGAGACCGCGTCGGTTCCGGCCCGATAA
- a CDS encoding DUF4844 domain-containing protein, with product MNADANSMLAALAAFRETKKFRCTEPEFRLINPSPASVTQPMVVALNECATDLSVLVQLGAPPAQLKACIAASLRSVEKPFDTEDREYLCFYYNQLGQYVGVKVGPLLNRWLYGYLLSTLLRFLSRD from the coding sequence ATGAACGCCGACGCTAACAGTATGCTCGCTGCTCTAGCTGCTTTTCGGGAGACCAAAAAATTTCGGTGCACCGAGCCAGAGTTTCGTCTTATCAACCCTTCGCCCGCATCGGTGACACAACCTATGGTCGTCGCGCTCAATGAGTGTGCTACAGACTTGTCGGTGCTCGTGCAACTTGGTGCTCCGCCGGCTCAGCTCAAAGCTTGTATCGCGGCCTCACTTCGTTCCGTAGAAAAACCGTTCGATACCGAAGACCGTGAATATCTCTGCTTCTACTACAACCAATTGGGACAATATGTGGGCGTCAAAGTCGGTCCGTTGTTAAATCGGTGGCTCTATGGCTATTTGCTATCAACTCTGTTGAGGTTCTTGAGCCGTGACTAA
- a CDS encoding IS66 family insertion sequence element accessory protein TnpB translates to MAVTSKWRQHIEEWQGSGLSQVEYCVQEGINVRTFTARLCDYRKRPAVEPVALVPVQIEQPEPASVATPAAAAMVLTDVDGYRLEISSSVSAGWVAELLRCLA, encoded by the coding sequence ATGGCCGTTACATCGAAATGGCGTCAGCATATTGAAGAATGGCAAGGCAGTGGTTTGTCGCAGGTTGAGTATTGCGTGCAGGAAGGCATCAATGTACGGACATTTACTGCCAGACTGTGCGACTATCGCAAACGGCCTGCGGTAGAGCCGGTCGCTTTGGTGCCGGTGCAGATTGAACAGCCTGAGCCTGCTTCTGTGGCGACACCCGCAGCTGCGGCTATGGTCTTGACCGATGTCGACGGTTATAGGCTGGAGATTTCGTCTTCAGTATCGGCGGGCTGGGTAGCCGAGTTGTTACGATGTCTGGCTTGA
- a CDS encoding HD-GYP domain-containing protein encodes MHVYELRVGMCVCELEAPKGENPFMLDRIVIESHADIQAIQAVCDYVYIDVKFQKDHTGAIPTRSTEARKQLSFARSFEQTAVTFQRVGNLIKTVLDDIRFGNQFNTEAVKQAVAECVDQVLEHPETMLLLTQLKDQDQYTAQHCMNVCILAILLGRELKYSVEDLNKIGFCGLMHDVGKMKVPLEILNKPGKLDKFELDIMRNHTVYGRNALMSARGAFPGAVDVAHNHHEQLNGGGYPRGLDKSALSDFTKMVAVVDTYDAMTSDRVYQHGQPHLIALGTLVKGMSQRYEAHYVTHFINCIGFYPQGNAVELSSGEIGIVVEQNKADRLKPKILIVKDSQRSDIEPRLLDLAKPVADPQGNRYAVKQVVRAKDYRLDLNQYYRDGLFVKDYAVAGA; translated from the coding sequence ATGCATGTTTACGAACTCAGAGTCGGAATGTGCGTATGCGAGTTGGAAGCACCGAAAGGCGAAAATCCGTTTATGCTGGATCGCATTGTCATCGAAAGCCATGCGGATATTCAGGCCATACAGGCGGTTTGCGATTACGTTTATATCGACGTCAAGTTTCAAAAAGACCATACCGGAGCCATTCCGACTCGCTCGACCGAGGCGCGCAAACAGCTCAGTTTTGCGCGTTCTTTCGAACAGACCGCCGTCACCTTTCAGCGCGTCGGCAATTTGATTAAGACCGTGCTGGACGATATTCGCTTCGGTAATCAATTCAATACCGAGGCAGTCAAGCAAGCGGTTGCCGAATGTGTCGACCAAGTGCTGGAACATCCCGAAACCATGTTATTGCTGACCCAGTTGAAGGACCAGGATCAATACACCGCTCAACACTGTATGAATGTGTGCATTTTGGCGATCCTGCTCGGCAGGGAATTGAAGTATTCGGTCGAAGACCTCAACAAGATCGGCTTTTGCGGGTTGATGCACGACGTCGGCAAAATGAAGGTGCCGTTGGAGATTTTGAACAAGCCCGGCAAGCTCGACAAGTTCGAACTGGACATCATGCGCAATCACACGGTCTACGGCCGCAACGCGTTGATGTCGGCCAGAGGGGCATTCCCCGGCGCGGTCGATGTCGCGCACAACCACCATGAACAACTAAACGGCGGCGGTTACCCGCGCGGCTTGGATAAATCGGCGTTGTCCGATTTCACCAAAATGGTTGCCGTCGTCGATACCTACGACGCGATGACCAGCGACCGGGTTTATCAGCACGGTCAACCGCATTTGATTGCGTTGGGCACGCTGGTCAAGGGGATGAGCCAACGTTACGAAGCCCATTACGTCACGCATTTCATTAACTGCATCGGCTTTTATCCGCAGGGCAATGCCGTCGAATTGAGTAGCGGCGAAATCGGCATCGTGGTCGAACAAAACAAGGCCGATCGTTTGAAACCAAAGATATTGATCGTCAAGGATAGCCAGCGTAGCGACATCGAGCCCCGGTTGCTGGACTTGGCCAAACCGGTGGCCGATCCACAGGGAAACCGCTATGCCGTCAAGCAAGTGGTGCGCGCCAAGGATTATCGGTTGGATTTGAACCAATATTACCGGGATGGCTTGTTCGTCAAGGACTATGCTGTAGCCGGAGCCTAG